GCGGCCGTCGCCGAGGCGCCCGGCCGGCCGGACAGGTCCGGCGGTACGTTCGCCTGCGCCCGGTAGGCGAGGAACCCGACCGTGACGACGGCGGCGGCGGTGAGCCCGGCCACGAATCCCGCGCTGCTCCTTGCCACGGTTGCCCACCTTTGTATCGGTTGCTGCACCACTCGCCTGTCTTGCGACGGTAGCAGTCGCAATGTTCCCCACCGGGGCGCCCGGCCCGCCACCAGGGGCCGTGTCGGCCCTGGGGCGGTGCGGGGGCGGTGCCGGTGTGGTGCGGGGCGGTGGGGGCGGCGGTGCCGGTGCGGGGCGGCGCGGGGCGGGGTGGTGCCTGGGCGGTGCGGGCGGCGGTCCGGCCGGTGGGGCCTGTGCTGGTCCGGCCGGTGGGATGCCGGCCGGCCTTCCGGTGGGGCCTGTGCTGGTCCGGCCGGTGGGGAGTGGGGGCTGCGCCGGTTCTGCGTCGGCCCACCCGTGGCCCGCTCCACTTCGTGCCCCGGCCCTACGGCCCCCTGCCGGCTCGCTGTCTCCCTGGTCCCCCGGTCTCCCTGCCGGTCTGCCGTCCGGCCCGCGCTCGGGGCCGCCCGTCCAGTCCGCGCTTGGGTCTGCTGACTGGTCTCCTGCCTGGTCTGCTGCTCTGTTGCCGGGCCTTGCGCGCCGGTCCGGCGTCCGGCCTGCGGCGGGACCGTGCCCGGTCTGCCACGGGGACCGGCACGCTCCCGCCACGGGGCCCGGTCTGCCCGCTGCCCTGGTCAGCACCCGCGGCCCCCGGCTCGCGCCTCCACCGTCTGTCCGCCCGCGTCCCCGCCCAAGGCCCGGCACCGCCTCGCCGCCCTGCCTCCAGGCCCCGGCCCCCGGTGTCCCGCCCCCGCGCCCTGCCCTCTCCAGGCCCCCGTCCGCCCGCCGCGTCCCCCACCACTCCCCGGCGCCGTAGGCTGTTCGCGTGCTCTTGCTCGCTCTGGATACCGCCACCCCCGCCGTCACCGTCGCCCTGCACGACGGGGCGGCCGTCATCGCCTCGTCGAGTCAGGTCGACGCGCGCCGGCACGGGGAGCTGCTGCTTCCGGCCGTCGACCGGGTCCTGACCCGGGCCGGTGTCACGCTGGACGCCGTCACGGGCGTCGTGGCGGGCATCGGCCCCGGCCCCTACACCGGACTGCGCGTCGGCCTGATGACCGCCGACACCTTCGGGCTCGCGCTCGGCGTCCCCGTGCACGGCGTGTGCACGCTCGACGGGCTCGCCTACGCGGCCGACGTCCCCGGCCCCTTCGTGGTGGCCACCGACGCCCGCCGCAAGGAGGTCTACTGGGCGCGCTACGCCGACTCGCGGACCCGGCTGACCGATCCGGCCGTCGACCGGCCCGCCGACATCGCCGAGCAGGTCGCGGGCCTGCCCGCGGTCGGCGCCGGCGCGCTGCTCTACCCGGACACCTTCCCGAAGGCGCACGAGCCCGAGCACGTGTCGGCCGCCGCCCTCGCCTCGCTGGCCGCCGAGAAGCTGGCCGCGGGCGAGGAGCTGCCCGCCCCCCGCCCGCTGTACCTGCGCAGGCCGGACGCGCAGGTGCCCAAGAACTACAAGGTGGTCACCCCGAAGTGACCGGAGCGACGACGAACCGGGCCGCCGGGCACACGCTGCGCGAGATGCGCTGGTGGGACATCGACCCGGTGCTGGATCTCGAGAAGGAACTCTTCCCCGAGGACGCCTGGTCACGGGGCATGTTCTGGTCCGAGCTGGCGCACTCGCGCGGCCCGGAGGCCACCCGGCGCTATCTGGTGGCCGAGGCGGAGGGCCGCATCGTCGGCTACGCGGGGCTGGTCGCCTCCGGCGGCCAGGGCGACGTGCAGACCATCGCGGTCGTCCGCGACCTCTGGGGCAGCGGGCTCGGCGCCCGGCTGCTGACCGAGCTGCTGCGGGCCGCGACCGCCTTCGAGTGCACCGAGGTGATGCTGGAGTGCCGCGTGGACAACATCCGCGCGCAGAAGCTCTACGAGCGCTTCGGCTTCGCCCCCATCGGGGTCCGCAGGGGCTACTACCAGCCGGGGAACGTGGACGCCCTGGTGATGTGCCTGTCCGACCCCTCCGCCTCCGTACAAGGAACCGAGATCCATGGCTGACCCGCGCGACGAGCCTCTCGTCCTCGGTATCGAGACCTCCTGCGACGAGACCGGTGTCGGCGTCGTCCGCGGCACCACCCTGCTGGCGGACGCCGTCGCCTCCAGCGTCGACGAGCACGCCCGCTTCGGCGGCGTCGTGCCCGAGGTCGCCTCCCGCGCCCACCTGGAGGCGATGGTGCCCACCATCGACCGCGCGCTGAAGGAGGCCGGGGTGAGCGCCAGGGACCTGGACGGCATCGCGGTCACCGCGGGCCCGGGACTGGCCGGGGCGCTGCTGGTGGGCGTGTCGGCGGCGAAGGCGTACGCCTACGCGCTCGGCAAGCCGCTGTACGGCGTCAACCACCTCGCCTCGCACATCTGCGTGGACCAGCTGGAGCACGGCCCGCTGCCCGAGCCGACCATGGCGCTGCTGGTCTCCGGCGGCCACTCCTCGCTGCTGCTGTCCGCCGACATCACCTCCGACGTGCGGCCGCTGGGCGCGACGATCGACGACGCGGCGGGCGAGGCGTTCGACAAGGTCGCCCGCGTGCTGAACCTCGGCTTCCCGGGCGGCCCGGTCATCGACCGCTACGCGCGCGAGGGCGACCCGGCGGCCATCGCCTTCCCGCGCGGTCTGACCGGTCCGCGCGACGCCGCCTACGACTTCTCCTTCTCCGGTCTGAAGACGGCGGTGGCCCGCTGGATCGAGGCCAGGCGGGCGGCCGGTGAGGAGGTCCCGGTGCGGGACGTGGCGGCGTCCTTCCAGGAGGCGGTCGTGGACGTCCTCACCCGCAAGGCCGTACGCGCCTGCAAGGACGCGGGCGTGGACCATCTGATGATCGGCGGCGGTGTGGCCGCCAACTCCCGGCTGCGCGCCCTCGCCCAGGAGCGCTGCGAGGCGGCCGGTGTCCGGCTGCGCGTGCCCCGCCCCAAGCTGTGCACGGACAACGGCGCGATGGTGGCGGCGCTCGGCGCCGAGATGGTCGCCCGCAACCGCGCGGCCTCCGACTGGGACCTGTCCGCGGACTCCTCCCTGCCGGTGACCGACCCGCACGTGCCGGGCACGTCCCAGCCGCACGGGCACGGCCATGGTCACGGGCACAGCCACGACCATGTGCACGAGGTCAGCAAGGAGAACCTGTACTCGTGACCGTCGCGCTGATGTGGGAGGCCCGCGCGGCCGAGGGCCGCGGCGGCGAACTCCTCGACTGGGCCCGGCGCCAGACGCTCCCTCAGGAGCCGCTGCGCCGCGAGACGTTCCGCGCCCCGCAGGACCGGGTGCTCGTCATCACCTGGTGGGACGCCGCCGGTCTCGGCGCCGATCTCCCGGAACTGCCCGAGCCCGCACCGGGGTTGGTGACCAGGGCCGTCCACCGCTGGCGCTTCGAGCAGGTCGAGGACGGGGCGCGGTAGGCGAGTTGGCGTACCGCCCCGCGTCTACGCTATGATCATCACACAGCAAGCGGCCGGAAAACGGCCCGCGAGCAGTGCGTTGGTGGTCCAAGGAAAGACGCCCCGCTTCCTGCGGGGAGATGCAGGTGCAAGGCCGGCCCAGCGCTCGATCAGACCCCGTCCCGGTTCGTCCGGGGCGGGGTCTTGTGCTGTCGCTGTCCAGCGGCAGGGGCGGCGCCGTGTGCCGTACGGGTCCGGCCGGGACGCCGCGCACCGGCCGGACCCCGCCGCTCACTGCACCGCCGTCACCCGCGCCTCGCAGCGCAGCCGCCGGTCCGGGCCCACCTCCCGCACCGGGCCCGTCAGGGTCAGCCGGACCGTGTGCCGCACGTCCGTGCTGGAGGCGGCCAACCGCAGTTCCAGTGCGCCCGGTTCGACGATCCGGCGGCCGGTGCGGCCGGTGAAGGCCGACAGGTCGGCGTGGAAGCCGAACGTGACCCGGCGGGCCTCGCCGGGGGCCAGCTCCAGCCGCTGATAGCCGATCAGGCGGACATCGGGCCGGGTCACCGAGGCCACCGGGTCGTGCAGATAGAGCTGGACCACCTCGGCGCCCGCCCTCCCGCCCGTGTTGCGGACGACCAGCGACAGGTCGTATCCGCCGTCCGTGCCGATCGCCGCCGCCTCGTCGCCGTCGCCGTCGCCGTCGCCGCCACCGACGGCGTCCGCCGTCCAGGCGAACGTCGTGTACGAGCGGCCGTGCCCGAACGGGTACAGCGGGGTCGGGTCCAGGCTGCTCACCTCGCCGACCAGGCCCAGCGGCGGCTGGAGATAGGTCCAGGGCTGGCCGCCGGGACCGCGCGGCACGCTCACCGGGAGGCGGCCGGACGGGTTGACCCGGCCCGACAGCACGCCCGCCACCGCGGGGCCGCCCTCCTCGCCGGGGAAGAACGCCTGCACGACGGCGCCCAGCCGGCCCGCCCAGCGGCCCAGCGCGTAGGGGCGGCCGGTGAGCAGCACCAGGACGACGGGCACCCCCGTGGCGACCAGCGCGTCCAGCAGCGCGCCCTGCGCGCCGGGCAGCGCGAGGTCCGCCACGTCGCAGCCCTCGCCGGAGGTGCCGCGCCCGAACAGGCCCGAGCGGTCGCCCAGCACGGCCACGCACACCTCGGCCTGCGCCGCGCGGGCCACGGCCGCCGCGAAGCCGGTGGTGTCCGGGTCCGCGACGCCGCAGCCCTCGGTGAACGTCACCCGGGCGTCCGGCAGTTCGCCGCGCAGCGCCTCCAGCAGGGTGGGGATCGCGATGCCCAGGGGCACCTCGGGGTGCTGGGCGCCGACGTGGGAGGGGAAGGAGTAGCAGCCGAGCATCGCCAGGGCGTCGTCCGCGCGCGGGCCGACCACCGCGATCCGGGCGGCGGGGGAGAGGGGCAGCAGGCCGCCGGGGTTGTCGAGGAGCACCACCGACTCCTCGGCCAGGCGGCGGGCCACGGCGCGGTTCTCCGGCGGGTCCAGGCCGACGGGTCCGGCGGGCGGCTCCGGGTCCCAGCCGGCGAAACTTTCGGAGGGGGTGGCGAGGAGTGGGTGTGGAACGGGCGAGGAGTGGGCGAGGAGTGGTTGAAGATGAGATTTTCCCGAGAAAGACGTCGTGGTGACGACTTCCTGACATCCCGCTCATAATTCGGACGTACGTTCCTGCCTGTGAGGGGACACACGGCGGGGAACGCGGCGGAGCCCGCTCCGGAGACGGGGCACACGGCTGAGGACGCCGGGGGACGCAGGGGGAGGCGGCGCCTGCGGGCCGCCGCGCTGGTGCTGGCCGGGGTCGTGGTGCTGGGTACGGCCACCGCGGGCTGGGCCTACTGGCATCTGAACCAGAACATCACCGGCGTCGACATCGACGGCGCGCTCGGCGACGACCGCCCGGCACGCCCGGCCGCCGGCCCGGCGGAACCGGCCGCGTCCGGCGCCCCGGCCACCGCGCCGCCCCTGCCGAGCGGTGCCCTCAACCTGCTCGTCCTCGGCTCCGACTCGCGCAGTGGCGCCAACCGGGCGCTGGGCGGGGGCGACAGCGAGGGTGCCCGCTCCGACACGGCGATGGTGGTGCACATCGACGCGGGCCGTACCTCGGCCACCGTGGTGAGCATCCCGCGCGACACGCTGGTGACCCGGCCGTCCTGCCCGCTGGCCTCGGGCGGCTCCACGGCACCGGCGTACCAGGCGATGTTCAACACCGCCTACGAGGTGGGCGGTCCGGTGTGCGCGGTCAAGACGGTGGAGGCCATGACCGGCGTCCGCATGGACCACTACCTGGAGCTGGACTTCACCGGCTTCGCGAAGCTGGTCGACGCCCTCGGCGGAGTCACCGTCACCACGGACCAGGACATCGACGACGACCAGAGCCATCTGCACCTGAAGGCGGGCACCCACCGGCTCGACGGCACCCGGGCCCTCGCCCTGGCCCGCACCCGGCACGGCATCGGCGACGGCAGCGACCTGGGCCGCATAGGGCTCCAGCAGCAGTTGGTGACCGCGCTGCTGAAGGAGGTCTCCAGCACCGGCCTGCTCACCGACCCGGCCCGCCTCTACCGCGTCGCGGACGCGGTCACCGGCAGCCTCACCACGGACACCGGCCTGGACTCGCTCCCCGAACTGATGAGGCTCGGCCAGAGCCTGAAGGGCCTGCCCGACGGCAAGGTCCGCACCGTGATGATGCCGGTGGTGCAGGCCCCCTCCGACCACAACCGGGTGGTGGCGAAGGAACCGGCGGCCGACGAACTGTGGGCCTCGCTGCGCTGAGACGACGGCGCCGGGCAGGGGGCGGTTCGGACCCGGCCCTGGGCGGTTCGGGCTCAGCCCTGAGCGGTTTGGACCCGGCCCCAAGCGGCTGGACCCGGCCCCGCCGCCCGCGCCTGGCGCGGCGCCGCCCGGCCTGGACCCGGCCCGGAGTGGCCCGCGTCCGGGCGTCGCCCGGCCCGCGCCAGGCTTGGAGTGGGCTGGGCCCGGTGTCACACGGCCTGCGCCTGACGCGGGTGGCCGTGACCGGCGCTGACCGGCCCCGAGGCCGGCGGGACACGGCCCGCGTCCGGCGCCGACCGGTCTGGGCCCGGCGTCCGCCGGTCTGGGCTGGGCCCGGAGCGGCCGGCGCTCGGCAAGGAGCGGGCTGAGTCCGGTGTTGTACGGTCCGGCCTGGCGGAGAGCGGCTGTGTCCGGCGCGGGCCGGCCCGCGTTCGGCCCTAGCTGCCCTAGCTGCCCTAGCTGCCCTAGCTGCCCTAGCTGCCCTAGCTGCCTGAGCCGGATGCGGAACGGCCCGCACCCGGGCCCCGCACACTCCACGCCTCGCGGTGAGCGGCCCGCGCCCCCGTCCGGCGCCGATCAGCCCGTGTCTGGGCGCCCCGCGCCCCCGGTCGGCGCCGGTCGACCCGTGCCCGGCACGGAGTGCCCTGGGTCCGGTGCCGCACGCACGTACCTCGTGGCGGGCGGCCCGTGGCGAGCGGCGCGCGCCCGGTTCCGAGTTGGCTCGGGCCCGGCCCCGATGGCCCCGCATGGGGCGCGGGACGGCCCGCGCCCGGCTCTCAGCGGGTCGAGCGTGGGCACCAACGCGGCCCGCGCTGGCGCCCACCGGCCCGCACCCGCTTTCGAGCGCCCCGCGCCCGCCTGCCCCGCCTGCCCCGCGCCCCACGGCGCCCTCCTCGCGGCGAGCGGCCCGCACCCGGATCTGCCCGCACCCGGGCCTGCCCGCACCCGGCCCGTGCCCCGCGGTGAGCGTCCCGCGTCCCGCGCCCCACGGCCCCGCGCCGAGTGGCCTGCCCCCGGCGCTGTGCGCCCCGCGCCCTGTCCTCCGGCCCCGCGTCCGGTTCAGTCCCCTCGGCCCTGCGCCAGCAGCCCGTCCACCACCGCCGCGAGCTGGCCCGCCACGTCGTAGTCCGCGGTGGCCAGGTCCTCCCAGCGCTCGGACAGGGCGGTCAGCCGCGGGTAGCGGTCGGCGTCCTCGGGGGTCAGGAGGGTGGGGAACAGGTCCGGCCGGTCCGGGTCGGCGCCGCGCCGGGCGGCGGCGCGGCGGAAGACCAGGTCGCCGTGGACGACGTACCACAGGGTGCGGTAGGCGAACACGGCCTGCTCCTGTGTCAGGCCGCAGGCCATCGCGGAGTCGACGATCTCCTCGGGCATCCACAGGGCGTTCTTGTCCGTGACGTCCCCGAGGCTCAGCACGTCCACGACCCAGGGCATGCCGCTGAGCAGCGCGTGCATGTGCAGGGCGGTGGCCAGGACGCGGTCGCGCGGCGCGGTGGGGAGCTCGGGGCGCGGCACCGTGGCGGCCAGGCCGGCGACCGTGAGCATCAGCAGTTCCCGCTTGTCGCGCACATGGTGGTACAGCGCCATCGGGGTCGCGCCGACCTCCTTGGCGACCCGGCGCATGGACACCGCCTCGACGCCCTCCTCCTGGAGGATCCGCCGGGCCGCCGCCACGATCTGCCCGGCCTCGATCCGCCGCGGCCGCCCCGCCGCCCGTTTCGCTGTGCGCTCGCGCGCCTGGTTCTCCGCCACCCCCGCATTCTCCTCGTTCTCCCCGCCCGGCACCCGGACCTCGGGGATCGCGCTTTTTTATACGCGTATAGTAACGTCATCGGCATGGTGAACTCCCAGACGCGCCACACCCCTTCCGCGCCCTCTCCCTGGCTGCTGCCGGTGCTGCTCACCGTGCAGTTCCTGGTCTCCCTCGACATGTCCGTCGTCAATGTCGCGCTGCCCGGCATGGGGCGCGGTCTGCACTTCGGCCCCGGCTCGCTGACCTGGGTCGTCAACGCCTACGCCCTGACCTTCGGCGGCCTGCTGATGTTCGGCGGGCGGCTCGCCGACGTGGTGGGGCGGCGCCGGGTGCTCGTGGCCGGCTTCGTCGTCTTCGGCGCGGCGAGCCTGGCCGGCGGGCTCGCCCAGTCGCCCGGCGCGCTGATCGCCGCCCGCGCCGCGCAGGGCGTGGGCGCCGCCGCGCTGGCCCCGGTCGGCCTCGCCCTGCTCACCGTGAGCTGCCCGCCGGGCCCCGCCCGCTCCCGCGCCCTCGGCCTGTGGGGCGCCGCGGGCGCGGTCGGCGGCGCGGTGGGCGTGCTGGCCGGCGGACTGCTCACCGACTGGTTCGGCTGGCGCGCGGTGATGCTGGTCAACGTGCCCTTCGTGGTGGCCGTCCTGGCGGTCACCGGCCGCGCCGTACCCGCCGACACGCCCGCCGCCGCGCGGCGGGCCCCGCGCCCCCGCCTCGACCTCACCGGTGCCCTGCTGGTCACGGCCGGGACCGTGCTGCTCGTCCTCGGCCTGGTCAGGACCGAGACGTACGGCTGGGCGTCCTGGCGCACGGCCGCCGTGCTGGGCGCGGCGGCGGTGCTGCTCGCCGCGTTCGTGGTGACCGAGGCGCGCACCGCCGCCCCGCTGCTGCGGCTCGGGCTGCTCGGCACCGGTCCGGTGCTGGCGGCGAACGTCTTCGGGCTGCTGATGTCGGCGGGCCAGTTCGCCGCCTTCTACTTCACCTCGCTCTACCTCCAGCAGGTCCTCGGCTACGGTCCGACCGCCACCGGCTCGGCCTTCCTGCCGTTCTGCGCGGGCGTGGTCGTGGGCTCGGCGCTGGCGGCCCGCGCCATCGGCCGCTACGGGCCCCGGGTGCTGCTGACGGCGGGCGGGCTGCTGGGCGCGGCCGGGCTCGCCTGGTTCGCGGCGGCGGCCGCGGTGGACGGCGGCTTCGCGGGTTCGGTGCTCGGCCCGTCGGCCGTGGCCAGCGTGGGCATCGGGCTGTGCTTCGTGCCGCTGGGCACCGCGGCCACCGGGTCCGTCGCCGCCGGGGAGGCGGGCATGGCCTCCGGGCTGCTGAACAGCTCACGGCAGGTCGGCGGCGCGGTGGGGCTCGCCGTCCTCGGTACGGTCGCCGCGCACGCCTCGGGGGCGGCGCCGGACGCCGTCGCTCTGGTGCACGGCTTCTCGGCGGCGTACTGGACGGCGGCCGGGCTGCTCGCGGCGGGGGCGCTGGCGGCGGCGGCGCTGTACGGGCGCGGCGGCCGGGCCGGCCAGGCGCCCGCCGCCGACGCGGCGCCCGCTCAGGCGGCCGCGGGCTGATCCGTACCGCAGTAGCGGCACTTGGTCGCGGCCTTGGGCAGATCCTCCGACAGGCACGCCGGGCACGTCTTGGCGGGCCCCGGGTCGCCGAAGACCCTGACGCCCCGGCGGGTCTGGAAGTGCTTGTACGGAACGACGATCAGGAAGTACACGACCGCCATGAAGATGATGAAGTAGATCAGCGCCGAGATGAACGCGCCGAGGTCCAGATAGGTCGCCTTGTTGCCGGTACGGCCGAGCTGCCAGCCGAGGCCGGGCGAGGAGTTGCCCTGCGCGCGGGCGATGATCGGGTTGATCACGAAGTCGGTGAACGCCTTGATCAGCGTGCTGAAGGCCAGCGCCACGATCAGGCCGACGGCCACGACCACGACATCGCCGCGCATCAGGAAGTTCTTGAAACCCCGCAGCATGGACGGTCCTCGCTTCCCGGCGGACCGCGCGCACCGGCGGCACCCGCCGTGCCGCCCGCCGCGACCAGTCTCCGGGCGCGCGGGCGGCGCCCGCATCCCGGGCGCCGCCGATCGGGGGAGCGGGGCGCCCGCCGGGTGCCGGTGCGTCAGGGGCGGGGCGCCGGGTGGCCGAGAAGCATCGTGGGGGCGCCCGCCACCCGGGTGAGGAAGACGGTCGCCGGGTTCCGGCCGCACGGCCTGGGCAGCGCCTTGCGGCGCAGTTCCTCCGGTTCGACGGCCGAGCCGCGCTTCTTCACGGTCAGCGCGCCCACCTCGCGCTCGCGCAGCAGCGCCTTCAGCTTCTTGACGTTGAAGGGCAGCCGGTCGGTGATCTCGTACGCGGTGGCGTACGGGGTGGGCCGCAGCACGTCGGAGGTGACGTAGGCGATGGTCTCGTCGATCAGGCCGCCGTCGAGCCCGGCGGCGGCCTCGGCGACCAGGTGGGAGCGGATGACGGCGCCGTCCGGTTCGTACAGGTAGCGGCCCACCGGCCGCACCGGCGGGTCGGGCAGGCCCCGGCCGCGCAGCGTGTGCGGTCCCGGCAGCAGGGTCGCGCGCACCAGGCCCGGCTCGGTGCCGAACCACAGCACCGCCTCCTTCACGTCCCCGCCGTCGGAGATCCACTCGGCCTCGGCCTGCGGCGGCACCGCCTCGTGCGGGATGCCGGGCGCGACCTTCAGCGCGGCGCGCGGGGCCTTCAGCGCCGCCCCCACGGCCCAGGAGAGCGAGGGCGAGTAGCTCTCCGGGTCGAAGATCCGGCCCCGGCCGCCGCGCCGCGCGGGATCGACGAACACCGCGTCGTACGCGGACGTGTCGACCTCCGTCACATCCGCCTCGCGGACCTCGATCAGCCCGGCGAGCCCCAGCGCCTCGGCGTTCGCGCGGGCCACCGCCGCCGTCACCGGGTCCCGGTCCACGGCGAGGACCCGGATCCCGGCGCGGGCCAGGGCGATCGCGTCGCCGCCGATGCCGCAGCACAGGTCCGCGAGCGAGGTCACGCCCAGCTCCGCGAGCCGCGCCGCGCGGTGGGCGGC
The sequence above is drawn from the Streptomyces sp. SAT1 genome and encodes:
- a CDS encoding large conductance mechanosensitive channel protein MscL, giving the protein MLRGFKNFLMRGDVVVVAVGLIVALAFSTLIKAFTDFVINPIIARAQGNSSPGLGWQLGRTGNKATYLDLGAFISALIYFIIFMAVVYFLIVVPYKHFQTRRGVRVFGDPGPAKTCPACLSEDLPKAATKCRYCGTDQPAAA
- a CDS encoding MFS transporter, translating into MVNSQTRHTPSAPSPWLLPVLLTVQFLVSLDMSVVNVALPGMGRGLHFGPGSLTWVVNAYALTFGGLLMFGGRLADVVGRRRVLVAGFVVFGAASLAGGLAQSPGALIAARAAQGVGAAALAPVGLALLTVSCPPGPARSRALGLWGAAGAVGGAVGVLAGGLLTDWFGWRAVMLVNVPFVVAVLAVTGRAVPADTPAAARRAPRPRLDLTGALLVTAGTVLLVLGLVRTETYGWASWRTAAVLGAAAVLLAAFVVTEARTAAPLLRLGLLGTGPVLAANVFGLLMSAGQFAAFYFTSLYLQQVLGYGPTATGSAFLPFCAGVVVGSALAARAIGRYGPRVLLTAGGLLGAAGLAWFAAAAAVDGGFAGSVLGPSAVASVGIGLCFVPLGTAATGSVAAGEAGMASGLLNSSRQVGGAVGLAVLGTVAAHASGAAPDAVALVHGFSAAYWTAAGLLAAGALAAAALYGRGGRAGQAPAADAAPAQAAAG
- a CDS encoding class I SAM-dependent methyltransferase, with the translated sequence MTDPLAPLNSFAALLTDEGRALLEEVRGTAPADELAVATRLRRDHPAALVSAALGQARLRQRAAAKFGAADADRMFFTPNGVEQSTRASVAAHRAARLAELGVTSLADLCCGIGGDAIALARAGIRVLAVDRDPVTAAVARANAEALGLAGLIEVREADVTEVDTSAYDAVFVDPARRGGRGRIFDPESYSPSLSWAVGAALKAPRAALKVAPGIPHEAVPPQAEAEWISDGGDVKEAVLWFGTEPGLVRATLLPGPHTLRGRGLPDPPVRPVGRYLYEPDGAVIRSHLVAEAAAGLDGGLIDETIAYVTSDVLRPTPYATAYEITDRLPFNVKKLKALLREREVGALTVKKRGSAVEPEELRRKALPRPCGRNPATVFLTRVAGAPTMLLGHPAPRP
- a CDS encoding LCP family protein, translated to MRAAALVLAGVVVLGTATAGWAYWHLNQNITGVDIDGALGDDRPARPAAGPAEPAASGAPATAPPLPSGALNLLVLGSDSRSGANRALGGGDSEGARSDTAMVVHIDAGRTSATVVSIPRDTLVTRPSCPLASGGSTAPAYQAMFNTAYEVGGPVCAVKTVEAMTGVRMDHYLELDFTGFAKLVDALGGVTVTTDQDIDDDQSHLHLKAGTHRLDGTRALALARTRHGIGDGSDLGRIGLQQQLVTALLKEVSSTGLLTDPARLYRVADAVTGSLTTDTGLDSLPELMRLGQSLKGLPDGKVRTVMMPVVQAPSDHNRVVAKEPAADELWASLR
- the tsaB gene encoding tRNA (adenosine(37)-N6)-threonylcarbamoyltransferase complex dimerization subunit type 1 TsaB yields the protein MLLLALDTATPAVTVALHDGAAVIASSSQVDARRHGELLLPAVDRVLTRAGVTLDAVTGVVAGIGPGPYTGLRVGLMTADTFGLALGVPVHGVCTLDGLAYAADVPGPFVVATDARRKEVYWARYADSRTRLTDPAVDRPADIAEQVAGLPAVGAGALLYPDTFPKAHEPEHVSAAALASLAAEKLAAGEELPAPRPLYLRRPDAQVPKNYKVVTPK
- the rimI gene encoding ribosomal protein S18-alanine N-acetyltransferase, whose protein sequence is MRWWDIDPVLDLEKELFPEDAWSRGMFWSELAHSRGPEATRRYLVAEAEGRIVGYAGLVASGGQGDVQTIAVVRDLWGSGLGARLLTELLRAATAFECTEVMLECRVDNIRAQKLYERFGFAPIGVRRGYYQPGNVDALVMCLSDPSASVQGTEIHG
- the tsaD gene encoding tRNA (adenosine(37)-N6)-threonylcarbamoyltransferase complex transferase subunit TsaD — encoded protein: MADPRDEPLVLGIETSCDETGVGVVRGTTLLADAVASSVDEHARFGGVVPEVASRAHLEAMVPTIDRALKEAGVSARDLDGIAVTAGPGLAGALLVGVSAAKAYAYALGKPLYGVNHLASHICVDQLEHGPLPEPTMALLVSGGHSSLLLSADITSDVRPLGATIDDAAGEAFDKVARVLNLGFPGGPVIDRYAREGDPAAIAFPRGLTGPRDAAYDFSFSGLKTAVARWIEARRAAGEEVPVRDVAASFQEAVVDVLTRKAVRACKDAGVDHLMIGGGVAANSRLRALAQERCEAAGVRLRVPRPKLCTDNGAMVAALGAEMVARNRAASDWDLSADSSLPVTDPHVPGTSQPHGHGHGHGHSHDHVHEVSKENLYS
- a CDS encoding TetR/AcrR family transcriptional regulator, with the translated sequence MAENQARERTAKRAAGRPRRIEAGQIVAAARRILQEEGVEAVSMRRVAKEVGATPMALYHHVRDKRELLMLTVAGLAATVPRPELPTAPRDRVLATALHMHALLSGMPWVVDVLSLGDVTDKNALWMPEEIVDSAMACGLTQEQAVFAYRTLWYVVHGDLVFRRAAARRGADPDRPDLFPTLLTPEDADRYPRLTALSERWEDLATADYDVAGQLAAVVDGLLAQGRGD